A window from Mycolicibacterium tokaiense encodes these proteins:
- a CDS encoding DUF5709 domain-containing protein: MSAPADRPPVQADQNGGDQLQPQDSLIDRGVDDMLDEGWSPPEQPYAPTLFVGAQRDSDRELEADPDARLNVVLDDAEQRRADAAERESEFPQRREVGGARAGRLVAPDMGFGADTEADLIATDVGFSGGAASAEEAAEHIIDDLA, from the coding sequence ATGAGTGCGCCCGCTGACCGGCCACCGGTCCAGGCCGACCAAAACGGCGGTGACCAACTGCAACCGCAGGACTCCCTGATCGACCGCGGTGTCGATGACATGCTCGACGAGGGTTGGTCGCCGCCCGAACAGCCCTATGCTCCCACGCTGTTCGTTGGTGCACAGCGCGATTCCGACCGCGAGCTGGAAGCCGACCCAGATGCCCGTCTCAACGTCGTCCTCGACGATGCCGAGCAGAGACGCGCGGACGCCGCGGAACGGGAGAGCGAGTTTCCGCAGCGCCGTGAGGTGGGGGGTGCGCGGGCCGGGCGCCTGGTGGCTCCCGACATGGGTTTCGGTGCGGACACCGAGGCCGACCTGATAGCGACAGACGTGGGATTCAGTGGAGGCGCCGCATCCGCCGAAGAAGCCGCCGAACACATCATCGACGACCTCGCGTGA
- a CDS encoding universal stress protein, with protein MCAAREPETAHTRSAAGVVVLIDASDVRDCVVRWAAEDAALHGESLTLLMTLPRDDLTVRNPEVVRRLRKLERRSAVTLLEHAHCIAESAVGGGGSPWVTEQIIFAAPVDAMVSAAQRHRLVVVGRDSISGGMLRRSPRPVAVIPDDGRDRRRRDSVLLGVAGAPTPDEATAVAFDEASKRRVPLTVLQVGCGTARSNSGAGPDVRARLARWSERYPNVAVNLVQEPGHPTQRLLHHSRIAQLVVVGRRRRVGPASLAHRHVGTAMIHASTVPVIVVPDTADA; from the coding sequence ATGTGCGCCGCCCGCGAACCCGAAACCGCACACACCAGGTCCGCCGCGGGCGTGGTGGTGCTCATCGACGCTTCGGATGTGCGCGACTGCGTGGTGCGGTGGGCCGCCGAAGACGCCGCCCTGCATGGCGAATCCCTGACCCTGTTGATGACGCTACCGCGCGACGATCTCACAGTCCGCAATCCCGAGGTCGTCCGACGATTGCGAAAACTGGAGCGGCGCAGCGCGGTGACATTGCTCGAGCACGCTCACTGCATCGCCGAAAGCGCCGTCGGCGGAGGCGGTAGCCCTTGGGTCACCGAGCAGATCATTTTTGCGGCACCTGTCGACGCCATGGTTTCGGCAGCACAGCGCCACCGTCTGGTGGTGGTGGGCCGCGACTCGATCAGCGGCGGGATGCTTCGCCGGTCTCCACGGCCGGTGGCCGTCATTCCCGATGACGGGCGCGATCGTCGGCGACGTGATTCGGTACTGCTGGGCGTAGCGGGCGCGCCGACGCCCGATGAGGCGACCGCGGTTGCCTTCGACGAGGCCTCGAAACGGCGGGTCCCGCTGACGGTACTCCAGGTGGGCTGCGGAACCGCCAGGAGCAACAGCGGGGCGGGCCCCGACGTGAGGGCGCGGTTGGCTCGGTGGAGCGAGCGTTACCCGAATGTGGCCGTCAATCTGGTGCAGGAACCTGGTCATCCGACGCAACGGCTGCTGCACCACTCCCGCATCGCCCAATTGGTGGTGGTCGGGAGGCGCCGGCGCGTCGGGCCGGCGTCGCTCGCCCATCGCCACGTCGGCACCGCCATGATCCACGCGAGCACCGTGCCCGTGATCGTGGTCCCCGACACCGCCGATGCGTAG
- a CDS encoding universal stress protein produces MNARMRGLVTAPEHDERVAAEGKRVTTGVVVGVDGSKKALSAVRWGAVEAANRQLPLHLVHALDPTDAANALPSALSCSLDSARTSLREAREVALSTRSGLDVDCILAHGRPADVLAGTGHPSMICVGASSSKAPHPGHHASLTTELIVAADCPVTLFRRDPVESGWVVAEVGAEPHADDIIRTAVAESVLRDLSLRLLLDTPRDTDQVGISRADLRSRVEIVLDRWRRVHAGLDCRVVPEIWSRDDFLMHHKTRIALFIAPPCHDHDIGTILHPAADAALDILDGPVMLYVEPGSTRRSAAAGGDVRPSWR; encoded by the coding sequence ATGAATGCACGAATGCGTGGGCTGGTCACCGCGCCGGAACACGACGAACGCGTTGCCGCCGAGGGGAAGCGGGTTACCACCGGGGTGGTGGTGGGGGTGGACGGATCGAAGAAGGCGCTGTCGGCGGTGCGGTGGGGTGCGGTCGAGGCTGCCAACCGACAGCTCCCGTTACATCTGGTCCACGCACTGGATCCCACTGACGCCGCCAATGCGCTGCCCTCGGCCCTGTCGTGCAGCCTCGACTCGGCCAGAACCTCCCTGCGTGAAGCGCGTGAGGTGGCACTGTCGACGCGGTCCGGGCTCGACGTCGACTGCATCCTGGCTCACGGCCGTCCTGCTGATGTGCTGGCCGGTACCGGGCATCCCTCGATGATCTGCGTAGGAGCGTCCAGCTCGAAGGCGCCGCATCCTGGTCACCACGCCAGCCTCACCACCGAGCTCATCGTGGCCGCGGACTGCCCGGTGACGCTGTTTCGTCGGGACCCGGTCGAGAGCGGCTGGGTGGTGGCCGAGGTCGGAGCGGAACCGCACGCCGACGACATCATCCGCACGGCAGTGGCGGAGTCTGTGCTGAGAGATCTGTCGCTGAGGCTGTTGCTGGACACTCCGCGTGACACCGACCAGGTGGGGATCAGCCGCGCTGACCTACGCTCGAGAGTAGAGATCGTGCTCGATCGGTGGCGGCGGGTGCATGCCGGTCTCGATTGTCGTGTGGTGCCTGAAATCTGGAGTCGCGATGACTTCTTGATGCATCACAAGACGAGAATCGCACTGTTCATCGCTCCGCCATGCCACGATCACGACATCGGCACGATCCTGCATCCCGCCGCAGACGCTGCACTGGACATACTCGACGGCCCGGTGATGCTCTATGTGGAGCCTGGCAGCACTCGGCGGTCGGCTGCTGCCGGCGGCGACGTACGCCCCTCGTGGCGCTAG
- a CDS encoding heavy metal translocating P-type ATPase, translating into MSTTAASTDRRRVVQSGRLRGALEPALVVVTVGALASGGIAWAVGARDVANGCWIGATAIALAPAAFWVILGLRRGRLGVDVIAVLSLVGTLLVGEYLAGALIAVMLAGGRALDASATRRATRDLTALLARAPRFARRRRGESVEQIPNDEVCIGDLLVVAGGDVVPVDGRVLGGVATLDESALTGESRTVERSGGDMVRSGVVNAGAVFELEATATARDSTYAGIVRLAQAAGAEDAPVVRLADRYAAVFLPVALTIAALAWAISGSAVRAVAVLVVATPCPLLLAAPVAIVSGLSRASRIGVVIRSGGALESLGKATTLVMDKTGTLTEGRPRVIGVLAEPGTDPDHVLRLGASVDQVSPHVLAEAIVGEGLARGLHLAVPDEAVEVAGRGVSATVSGRRITVGKLGNTATAGPWAQQVTNRARLDNAAVVWVCDSGRPVGAILLRDPLRRQAPRTMRRLREAGFRRLVMLTGDRVEPAREVATVLGLDEVLAQQSPQDKVAAVRLERAHAPTVMVGDGINDAPALASATVGVAMGARGATASSEAADIVLTTDRLDRLADAMDIARWSRRIAVQSAVVGMSLSMAAMIIAALGWLPPAAGALLQEGIDIAVIVNAMRALGADPASRMAVPADTSTLLQRFAAEHDGLRDAVEQLRVSADRLASHRDAAALQQVAAAHAALVSRVLPHEQAEERELYPALATTLHSSEATATMSRMHAEIQRLADRIGAQVRLAELAGGIQPDQTEDLLACLYGLHALLRLHFVQEEENYFTLVS; encoded by the coding sequence ATGTCAACTACGGCAGCCTCGACCGACCGGCGCCGAGTGGTCCAGTCCGGGCGTCTGCGTGGTGCGCTGGAGCCTGCACTGGTGGTGGTCACCGTCGGAGCATTGGCATCAGGGGGCATCGCCTGGGCCGTCGGTGCCCGGGACGTCGCCAACGGCTGCTGGATCGGCGCAACGGCCATTGCTCTTGCGCCGGCGGCCTTCTGGGTTATCTTGGGGCTGCGCCGCGGACGACTGGGCGTGGATGTGATCGCGGTGCTGTCGCTGGTGGGCACGTTGTTGGTGGGGGAGTACCTCGCCGGTGCTCTGATCGCGGTGATGCTGGCCGGCGGGCGAGCTCTGGATGCGTCGGCCACACGTCGTGCCACACGCGATCTCACCGCGCTGCTCGCGCGGGCACCCCGCTTCGCCCGCCGGCGTCGCGGTGAATCTGTGGAGCAGATCCCCAACGACGAGGTCTGCATCGGCGATCTCCTGGTGGTTGCCGGTGGTGACGTCGTTCCGGTTGACGGTCGGGTTCTCGGCGGCGTGGCGACCCTTGATGAGTCTGCTCTGACGGGCGAGTCCCGGACTGTCGAGCGCAGCGGCGGCGATATGGTGCGCAGCGGGGTGGTCAATGCGGGAGCTGTTTTCGAACTCGAAGCGACGGCCACAGCGCGAGACAGCACCTACGCCGGCATCGTTCGTCTGGCCCAAGCGGCCGGTGCCGAGGATGCTCCAGTGGTCCGACTCGCCGATCGCTACGCTGCTGTCTTCCTGCCGGTGGCGCTGACGATTGCCGCGTTGGCGTGGGCCATTTCCGGATCGGCAGTGCGGGCTGTCGCGGTCCTGGTGGTGGCCACCCCGTGTCCACTGTTGCTGGCGGCGCCGGTGGCGATCGTATCCGGGTTGTCTCGCGCCTCCCGCATCGGCGTCGTCATCCGCAGTGGTGGCGCCCTTGAAAGTCTGGGCAAGGCAACCACGTTGGTGATGGACAAGACCGGTACCCTCACGGAGGGGCGGCCACGGGTCATCGGCGTGCTCGCAGAACCAGGAACTGACCCCGACCACGTGCTCCGGCTGGGCGCATCGGTCGACCAGGTTTCACCGCACGTGCTGGCCGAGGCGATCGTGGGCGAGGGGCTGGCCCGCGGTCTGCACCTCGCGGTACCCGACGAAGCCGTGGAGGTGGCTGGCCGCGGTGTCAGCGCCACGGTGTCCGGACGGCGGATCACCGTCGGAAAGCTCGGTAACACTGCCACCGCAGGGCCGTGGGCGCAGCAGGTGACCAACCGGGCGCGTCTGGACAATGCGGCAGTGGTGTGGGTGTGTGACAGCGGCCGCCCCGTCGGCGCCATCCTGCTACGGGATCCGCTGCGCCGGCAGGCTCCCCGCACGATGCGTCGACTGCGTGAGGCGGGTTTTCGGCGCCTGGTCATGCTGACCGGAGACCGTGTGGAGCCGGCCCGCGAGGTCGCCACCGTGCTCGGACTCGACGAGGTGTTGGCGCAGCAGAGTCCGCAGGACAAGGTGGCCGCAGTACGCCTGGAGCGCGCGCACGCTCCCACGGTGATGGTGGGGGACGGCATCAACGATGCACCCGCGCTGGCCTCGGCGACAGTGGGTGTGGCAATGGGTGCGCGCGGAGCGACGGCGTCCTCCGAAGCCGCCGACATCGTGCTGACCACCGACAGATTGGATCGGCTCGCGGACGCCATGGACATCGCGCGTTGGTCGCGCCGCATCGCAGTGCAGAGCGCAGTGGTGGGGATGAGTCTGTCCATGGCGGCCATGATCATTGCTGCGCTGGGATGGTTACCGCCTGCGGCGGGTGCCCTGCTGCAGGAAGGTATCGATATCGCGGTGATCGTCAATGCCATGCGGGCTCTCGGTGCGGATCCCGCCAGCCGGATGGCCGTGCCCGCGGACACCTCGACCCTGCTGCAGCGCTTCGCCGCCGAGCACGACGGTCTGCGGGATGCCGTCGAACAGCTTCGCGTGAGCGCCGACCGGTTGGCATCACATCGCGATGCCGCCGCGCTGCAGCAGGTGGCTGCGGCGCACGCAGCACTTGTCAGCCGGGTCTTGCCCCACGAGCAGGCAGAGGAGCGGGAACTTTACCCCGCCCTGGCCACGACGTTGCACAGTAGTGAGGCCACGGCGACCATGAGCCGCATGCACGCCGAGATACAGCGGCTTGCAGATCGGATCGGCGCCCAGGTGCGGTTGGCCGAGCTCGCCGGTGGCATCCAACCCGACCAGACCGAAGATCTGCTGGCCTGTCTGTACGGTCTGCATGCGTTGCTGCGACTGCACTTCGTCCAGGAAGAAGAAAACTACTTCACCTTGGTGAGCTGA
- a CDS encoding metal-sensitive transcriptional regulator, whose product MVGDEDAIAAVLNRLRRAQGQLAGVIAMIEQGRECKDVVTQLAAVSRALDRAGFKIVATGMRECLTGETANGEQPMTEAELEKLFMALA is encoded by the coding sequence ATGGTCGGTGACGAAGACGCAATTGCAGCGGTTCTCAACAGATTACGACGGGCACAGGGCCAACTCGCCGGCGTCATCGCGATGATCGAACAGGGACGTGAGTGCAAGGACGTGGTGACCCAACTCGCTGCAGTGTCGCGCGCCTTGGACCGGGCGGGCTTCAAGATCGTCGCCACCGGAATGCGTGAGTGCCTCACCGGTGAGACCGCCAACGGCGAACAGCCGATGACGGAGGCTGAACTGGAGAAGCTGTTCATGGCGCTGGCGTGA